The following coding sequences lie in one Xanthomonas hortorum pv. pelargonii genomic window:
- the dusA gene encoding tRNA dihydrouridine(20/20a) synthase DusA has translation MTAPADRYTASLRLSVAPMMDWTDRHCRVFHRLLAPSARLYTEMVHANAVIHGDRTRLIGFDPVEHPLALQLGGSEPALLAQAAAIAQEWGYDEINLNCGCPSDRVQAGRFGACLMREPALVAECVAAMCAATTLPVTIKCRLGVDDDDDYLVFASFVDQVVAAGAAMVVVHARNAWLKGLSPKENREVPPLRYDWAYRLKQERPQLPVVINGGIAAVDTALEHLQHTDGVMLGRAAYHDPYVLHCLDAALNQRPEQSREALLRALQPYVESQLEQGLALKHITRHVLGLFHGQPGGRAFRQVLSEGAHRPGAGWDLVEQALQRTDTHAWRVVA, from the coding sequence ATGACCGCTCCCGCCGATCGCTACACCGCCTCCTTGCGTCTGTCCGTCGCCCCGATGATGGACTGGACCGACCGCCATTGCCGGGTCTTCCATCGCCTGCTGGCGCCCTCCGCGCGGCTGTATACCGAGATGGTGCACGCCAACGCGGTGATCCATGGAGATCGCACGCGGCTGATCGGCTTCGATCCGGTCGAACATCCGCTGGCGCTGCAACTGGGCGGCAGTGAACCGGCCCTGCTCGCGCAGGCTGCAGCGATCGCGCAGGAGTGGGGCTATGACGAGATCAACCTCAATTGCGGCTGCCCCTCCGATCGCGTGCAGGCCGGGCGTTTTGGCGCCTGCCTGATGCGCGAGCCGGCGCTGGTGGCCGAGTGCGTTGCCGCCATGTGCGCAGCAACCACGCTGCCGGTCACGATCAAGTGTCGCCTGGGCGTGGACGACGATGACGACTATCTGGTGTTCGCCAGTTTTGTCGATCAAGTCGTCGCGGCCGGCGCTGCCATGGTGGTGGTGCATGCGCGCAACGCCTGGCTCAAGGGCTTGTCGCCCAAGGAAAACCGCGAGGTGCCGCCGCTGCGCTACGACTGGGCCTATCGCCTCAAGCAGGAGCGCCCCCAACTGCCGGTGGTTATCAACGGTGGCATCGCTGCGGTGGACACCGCGCTGGAACACCTGCAACACACCGACGGCGTCATGCTCGGCCGTGCGGCCTACCACGACCCTTACGTGCTGCACTGCCTGGACGCGGCACTGAATCAGCGCCCGGAACAATCGCGCGAGGCATTGCTACGCGCGCTGCAGCCCTATGTAGAGTCCCAGCTGGAGCAAGGGCTCGCGCTGAAGCACATCACCCGACATGTCCTGGGACTCTTCCATGGGCAGCCCGGCGGACGCGCATTCCGCCAGGTGCTGAGCGAGGGCGCACACCGCCCCGGCGCCGGATGGGACCTGGTCGAGCAGGCATTGCAGCGCACCGATACGCATGCCTGGCGCGTTGTTGCCTGA
- the dinG gene encoding ATP-dependent DNA helicase DinG, with product MSEVAPPAAPSAPVPPQRSLTDPVKASIREAYAKLQANTPGFATRRAQSQMIGLVSRALATSGGIGIAEAPTGVGKSLGYLTAGVPIALATKKKLVISTGTVALQSQLVERDIPAFLKATGLEATVALAKGRTRYLCTRNAAELEGDTSQNAMFEDEQALYDRPLSPVDADLAKRLAKAYAARTWNGDLDDAPEQVSVPLRMRITTPASGCAGRRCSYAAQCPVLKARTDVREAQIVVTNHALLLSSLSLGDAENGQPLIAPPADMLLVLDEGHHIAGVAIDQGAANLPLDEMARRTGRLQILIAAAYRAVDKDKIGNLLPNEAIEVAARVSKLLKAFHTEVEHVWKPEPGERDPLWRAANGKLPPQWGPAIEELGEETRALFNWVHAAHSAIAKGKQDDSARERLQRSLGMALEMAEQQHNLWSGWRREDKEGQPPMARWITLSRDGDLICHCSPVSAAQVLRTMIWNEVDSVVMTSATLTGGGDFQSFAIDNGLPDHAEMASLASPFDLPNQAELIVPNFPVTPDDREGHPKEVARYLVRELDWTAKGSIVLFTSRWKMEKVADLMPLAQRNRVLVQGEGNKSQLITEHMRRIAAGEGSVLFGLNSFGEGLDLPGDACTTVVITQVPFAVPTDPQTSTLSEWLESRGHNAFNLIAIPHALRTLTQFAGRLIRSSNDHGRVIILDSRLLTRRYGKRIIDALPPFKRVIG from the coding sequence ATGAGTGAAGTCGCCCCACCGGCCGCGCCGTCGGCGCCCGTCCCTCCCCAGCGCAGCCTGACCGATCCGGTCAAGGCCAGCATCCGCGAGGCTTACGCCAAGCTGCAGGCCAACACGCCCGGCTTCGCCACGCGGCGGGCGCAGAGTCAGATGATCGGCCTGGTCTCGCGCGCACTTGCCACTTCCGGCGGCATCGGCATTGCCGAGGCACCCACCGGCGTCGGCAAGAGCCTGGGCTATCTCACTGCCGGCGTGCCGATCGCCCTGGCCACCAAGAAAAAGCTGGTGATCAGCACCGGCACCGTGGCGCTGCAATCGCAGCTGGTGGAGCGCGACATCCCGGCCTTCCTCAAGGCCACCGGGCTGGAAGCGACCGTGGCACTGGCCAAGGGCCGCACGCGCTATCTGTGCACCCGGAATGCGGCTGAACTCGAAGGCGACACCAGCCAGAACGCCATGTTCGAAGACGAGCAGGCGCTCTACGACCGCCCGCTCAGTCCCGTCGATGCCGACCTGGCCAAACGTCTGGCCAAGGCCTACGCCGCGCGCACCTGGAACGGCGACCTGGATGACGCGCCCGAACAGGTCTCGGTACCGCTGCGCATGCGCATCACCACGCCGGCCTCCGGTTGTGCGGGCCGCCGTTGCAGCTACGCCGCGCAGTGCCCGGTGCTCAAGGCGCGCACCGACGTGCGCGAAGCGCAGATCGTGGTCACCAACCATGCCTTGCTGCTGTCTTCGCTGTCGCTGGGCGATGCCGAAAACGGCCAGCCGTTGATCGCCCCGCCCGCCGATATGCTGCTGGTGCTCGACGAAGGCCATCACATCGCCGGCGTGGCAATCGACCAGGGCGCGGCCAATCTGCCATTGGACGAAATGGCCAGGCGCACCGGCCGGTTGCAGATTCTCATCGCCGCCGCATACCGCGCGGTGGACAAGGACAAGATCGGCAACCTGCTGCCCAACGAAGCGATCGAGGTCGCCGCGCGCGTTTCCAAATTGCTCAAGGCCTTCCACACCGAAGTCGAACACGTGTGGAAGCCCGAACCCGGCGAGCGCGACCCGTTGTGGCGCGCGGCCAACGGCAAGTTGCCGCCGCAGTGGGGCCCGGCGATCGAAGAACTCGGCGAAGAAACCCGCGCGCTGTTCAATTGGGTGCATGCCGCACACAGTGCGATCGCCAAGGGAAAGCAGGACGATTCCGCACGCGAACGCCTGCAGCGCAGTCTCGGTATGGCCTTGGAAATGGCCGAGCAGCAACACAATCTGTGGAGCGGTTGGCGACGCGAAGACAAGGAAGGCCAGCCGCCGATGGCGCGTTGGATCACCTTGTCGCGCGATGGCGATCTGATCTGCCATTGCTCGCCGGTGTCGGCCGCGCAGGTGCTGCGCACGATGATCTGGAACGAAGTGGATTCGGTGGTGATGACCTCGGCCACGCTCACCGGCGGCGGCGATTTTCAATCCTTCGCCATCGACAACGGCTTGCCCGATCACGCCGAAATGGCGTCGCTGGCCTCGCCGTTCGATCTGCCCAACCAGGCCGAACTGATCGTGCCCAATTTCCCGGTTACCCCCGACGATCGCGAAGGCCACCCGAAGGAAGTCGCGCGTTATCTGGTGCGCGAACTCGATTGGACCGCCAAGGGCAGCATCGTGCTGTTCACCTCGCGCTGGAAGATGGAAAAGGTCGCCGACCTGATGCCGCTGGCGCAGCGCAACCGCGTGTTGGTGCAGGGCGAGGGCAACAAGTCGCAACTGATCACCGAACACATGCGCCGCATTGCCGCCGGCGAGGGCTCGGTGCTGTTCGGTTTGAACTCGTTCGGCGAAGGCCTGGATCTGCCCGGCGATGCCTGCACCACGGTGGTCATCACCCAGGTGCCGTTCGCGGTGCCGACCGACCCGCAGACCTCCACCCTGAGCGAATGGCTGGAAAGCCGCGGCCACAACGCCTTCAACCTGATCGCCATCCCGCACGCGCTACGCACACTCACGCAGTTCGCCGGCCGCTTGATCCGCAGTTCCAACGACCACGGCCGCGTGATCATTCTCGATTCGCGCCTGCTCACGCGTCGCTACGGAAAACGCATCATCGACGCACTGCCGCCGTTCAAGCGGGTGATTGGTTGA
- a CDS encoding ankyrin repeat domain-containing protein — MRTLLFLMLGTLSAVASAASPASVTASTTNATTNPAQIKLQLREYFFDAAREGRQDMLAEFIRSHYDLNTRDEKGYTALILAAYHGQRPAVEQLLNAGADPCAQDKRGNTALMGAIFKGELGIAKRLMQADCAPDQRNNAGQTAAMYAALFQRTDVLKDLAAKGADLSLKDGQGNDVTKLQRGEFATAPAR; from the coding sequence ATGCGCACCCTGCTATTTCTGATGCTCGGCACCTTGTCTGCAGTTGCCAGCGCTGCTTCACCCGCGTCTGTCACTGCCAGTACCACGAATGCGACCACCAACCCTGCGCAGATCAAGCTGCAGTTGCGCGAGTATTTTTTCGATGCGGCACGCGAAGGTCGGCAGGACATGCTCGCCGAGTTCATCCGCTCGCATTACGACCTCAACACTCGCGACGAGAAGGGCTACACCGCCTTGATCCTGGCCGCCTATCACGGCCAGCGCCCGGCGGTGGAGCAGTTGCTCAATGCCGGCGCCGACCCCTGTGCGCAGGACAAACGCGGCAACACTGCGCTGATGGGCGCCATCTTCAAGGGTGAGCTGGGCATCGCCAAGCGGCTGATGCAGGCTGATTGCGCCCCGGACCAGCGCAACAATGCCGGCCAGACTGCGGCCATGTACGCGGCACTATTTCAACGCACCGATGTCCTCAAGGATCTGGCTGCCAAAGGCGCAGACCTCAGCCTCAAGGACGGGCAGGGCAACGATGTGACCAAGCTGCAACGCGGCGAGTTCGCCACCGCGCCGGCGCGCTGA
- a CDS encoding response regulator transcription factor — protein MRILLVEDEAPLRETLAARLKREGFAVDAAQDGEEGLYMGREVPFDVGIIDLGLPKMSGMELIKALRDEGKKFPVLILTARSSWQDKVEGLKQGADDYLVKPFHVEELLARVNALLRRAAGWSKPTLECGPVALDLAAQTVSVNGANVDLTSYEYKVLEYLMMHAGELVSKADLTEHIYQQDFDRDSNVLEVFIGRLRKKLDPDGELKPIETVRGRGYRFAIPRTEG, from the coding sequence ATGCGTATCCTTTTGGTCGAAGACGAAGCTCCGCTGCGCGAGACACTTGCCGCGCGCCTGAAGCGTGAAGGCTTTGCTGTCGACGCTGCACAAGATGGCGAAGAAGGTCTGTACATGGGCCGCGAAGTGCCGTTCGACGTCGGCATCATCGACCTTGGCCTGCCCAAGATGTCGGGCATGGAGCTGATCAAGGCGTTGCGCGATGAGGGCAAGAAATTCCCGGTGCTGATCCTGACCGCGCGTTCGAGCTGGCAGGATAAGGTCGAAGGCCTCAAGCAGGGCGCCGACGATTACCTGGTCAAGCCGTTCCATGTCGAAGAGCTGCTGGCGCGCGTCAATGCATTGCTGCGGCGCGCGGCAGGCTGGAGCAAGCCGACCCTGGAGTGCGGCCCGGTCGCTTTGGATCTGGCAGCGCAGACGGTGAGCGTCAACGGCGCAAATGTCGATCTGACCAGCTACGAGTACAAGGTGCTCGAGTACCTGATGATGCATGCCGGCGAACTGGTCTCCAAGGCCGATTTGACCGAACACATCTATCAGCAGGATTTCGATCGCGATTCGAACGTGCTGGAAGTGTTTATCGGCCGCCTGCGCAAGAAGCTCGATCCCGACGGTGAGCTCAAGCCGATCGAGACCGTGCGTGGTCGTGGCTACCGCTTCGCCATCCCGCGTACCGAAGGCTGA
- the katB gene encoding catalase KatB, with product MVLALLAPTLIAPPVFAQSVLTRDNGAKVGDNQNSQTAGPTGPVLLQDVQLIQKLQRFDRERIPERVVHARGTGVKGEFTATVDLSSLTKAKVFSAGEKTPVFVRFSSVVHGNHSPETLRDPHGFATKFYTSEGNWDLVGNNFPTFFIRDAIKFPDMVHAFKPDPRTNLDDDSRRFDFFSHVPESTRTLTLLYSNEGTPAGYRFMDGNGVHAYKLVNAQGEVHYVKFHWKTLQGIKNLDPKQVAAVQSKDYSHLTNDLVGAIKKGDFPKWDLYVQVLKPEDLAKLDFDPLDATKIWPDVPEQKVGQMVLNKNVDNFFQETEQVAMAPANLVPGIEPSEDRLLQGRIFSYADTQLYRIGTNGLSLPVNRPRVAVNNGNQDGEANTGHTTSGVNYEPSRLEPRPQDTAARYSELPLSGTTQQAKITREQNFKQAGELYRSYNKKDRADLVQSFGESLATTDTESKHLMLSFLYKADPEYGTGVTRVAKGDLARVKQLASSLQD from the coding sequence ATGGTGCTAGCCCTGCTAGCCCCCACACTGATCGCCCCGCCGGTCTTCGCCCAATCCGTTCTGACCCGCGACAATGGCGCCAAGGTCGGTGACAACCAGAATTCCCAGACGGCCGGCCCAACCGGCCCGGTCTTGCTGCAGGACGTGCAGCTGATCCAGAAGCTGCAGCGCTTCGATCGCGAGCGCATCCCGGAGCGTGTGGTGCATGCCCGCGGCACGGGCGTCAAAGGCGAGTTCACCGCCACCGTCGATCTGTCCAGCCTGACCAAGGCCAAGGTGTTCAGCGCCGGCGAAAAGACCCCGGTGTTCGTGCGCTTCTCCTCGGTGGTGCACGGCAACCATTCGCCGGAAACGTTGCGCGACCCTCATGGTTTCGCCACCAAGTTCTATACCAGCGAAGGCAACTGGGATCTGGTCGGCAACAACTTCCCCACCTTCTTCATTCGCGATGCGATCAAGTTCCCCGACATGGTCCACGCGTTCAAGCCGGACCCGCGCACCAACCTGGATGACGATTCGCGTCGTTTCGATTTCTTCTCGCACGTGCCCGAAAGCACGCGCACGCTGACGCTGCTTTATTCCAACGAAGGCACGCCCGCCGGCTATCGCTTCATGGATGGCAACGGCGTGCACGCCTACAAGCTGGTCAATGCCCAAGGCGAAGTGCATTACGTCAAGTTCCATTGGAAGACGCTGCAAGGCATCAAGAACCTCGATCCCAAGCAGGTCGCTGCCGTCCAGTCCAAGGACTACAGCCACCTGACCAACGATCTGGTCGGTGCGATCAAGAAGGGCGACTTCCCGAAGTGGGACCTGTACGTGCAGGTGCTCAAGCCGGAAGACCTGGCCAAGCTCGATTTCGATCCGCTGGATGCCACCAAGATCTGGCCGGATGTGCCAGAGCAGAAGGTCGGCCAGATGGTCTTGAACAAGAACGTGGACAACTTCTTCCAGGAAACCGAGCAGGTGGCGATGGCGCCGGCCAACCTTGTGCCGGGTATCGAGCCGTCGGAAGACCGTCTGCTGCAGGGCCGTATCTTCTCCTACGCCGACACGCAGCTGTATCGCATCGGTACCAACGGCCTGAGCCTGCCGGTCAACCGCCCGCGTGTGGCCGTCAATAACGGCAACCAGGACGGCGAAGCCAACACCGGGCACACCACCAGCGGCGTGAACTACGAGCCGAGCCGCCTGGAGCCGCGTCCGCAGGACACCGCTGCGCGTTACAGCGAGCTGCCGCTGTCGGGCACCACCCAGCAGGCCAAGATCACCCGCGAGCAGAACTTCAAGCAGGCTGGCGAGTTGTATCGGTCCTACAACAAGAAGGATCGTGCCGACCTGGTGCAGAGTTTTGGCGAGTCGCTGGCCACCACCGACACCGAGAGCAAGCATCTGATGCTGTCGTTCCTGTACAAGGCCGACCCCGAGTACGGCACCGGCGTGACCCGCGTTGCCAAGGGTGACCTGGCCCGCGTCAAGCAGCTGGCCTCCAGCCTGCAGGACTGA
- the aroE gene encoding shikimate dehydrogenase, whose product MPVSRYAVFGHPVAHSLSPAIHADFGKQTGIALDYTAIDAPPEEFTAALERFAEAGGKGANVTLPLKEAACALSASLSDRARLAGAVNTLVRNDGQWQGDNTDGAGLVRDLTDRHGLDLRGRRVLLLGAGGAARGVAPALLEAGITEMVVVNRSPERADALCDALGEPARVMSRYIEDLRDLGDFELIVNATAAGRDRDAGAFSLPLGLVNSLTAAVDLNYGETAIAFLAWARAAQCRYAIDGLGMLVEQAAESFALWHGVRPDTNPVYAALRARAAVLISAD is encoded by the coding sequence ATGCCCGTATCCCGTTATGCCGTGTTCGGTCACCCCGTCGCCCATTCGCTGTCGCCGGCCATCCACGCCGACTTCGGGAAGCAGACCGGCATCGCGCTGGACTACACCGCCATCGACGCGCCGCCGGAGGAGTTCACCGCCGCGCTGGAGCGCTTCGCCGAGGCAGGCGGCAAGGGCGCCAACGTCACGCTGCCGCTGAAAGAGGCCGCCTGTGCGTTGTCGGCCAGCCTGAGCGACCGCGCGCGGCTGGCTGGCGCGGTCAACACGCTGGTGCGCAACGACGGCCAGTGGCAGGGCGACAACACCGACGGCGCCGGCCTGGTGCGCGATCTCACCGACCGCCACGGGCTGGATCTGCGCGGTCGTCGCGTGTTGCTGCTGGGCGCCGGTGGCGCCGCACGCGGCGTGGCGCCGGCATTGCTGGAAGCGGGCATCACCGAAATGGTGGTGGTCAATCGCTCGCCCGAGCGCGCCGATGCGCTGTGCGATGCGCTGGGCGAACCGGCGCGGGTGATGTCGCGCTATATCGAAGACCTGCGCGATCTGGGCGACTTCGAGCTGATCGTCAATGCCACGGCCGCCGGGCGCGATCGCGACGCTGGTGCGTTCTCGCTGCCGTTGGGGCTGGTCAACAGCCTCACCGCAGCGGTCGATCTCAACTATGGCGAAACCGCCATCGCCTTCCTGGCCTGGGCACGTGCGGCGCAATGCCGCTACGCCATCGACGGCCTGGGCATGCTGGTCGAGCAGGCTGCCGAAAGCTTCGCGCTGTGGCACGGCGTGCGCCCGGACACAAACCCGGTCTACGCCGCGCTGCGCGCACGCGCTGCCGTCCTGATCAGCGCCGATTGA
- a CDS encoding TolB family protein has product MQYRWTLLALAASLLFVPAASGLAEFGIEGMGVVSTPANEARATLSPDGQRIVWASDRAGGAGGWDLWQAQLSGGRWQSAQPLPINTAQDETSPLFSADGRWLLFASTRPGGAGGADLYRAPVDAQGGIGAVQSLGAAVNSRGNERSPTLSLDGTRLLFASDGHGGAGGMDVFVARWDGQAFVAPVPLSDINSAADELDAAWLGDGRGLVWARGQTDGPSQLMLATCKNGHYGAGQALPLSFNGPQERTFGAVVDVAKPGELLLTGSARAPRAGQLDIYRMKAPVVDGDASCR; this is encoded by the coding sequence ATGCAATACCGATGGACGCTGCTCGCGCTGGCGGCAAGTTTACTCTTCGTCCCGGCTGCGTCGGGGCTTGCCGAGTTCGGCATCGAAGGCATGGGCGTGGTCTCCACGCCGGCCAACGAAGCACGTGCCACGTTGAGCCCGGACGGCCAGCGCATCGTCTGGGCCAGCGACCGCGCCGGGGGTGCCGGCGGCTGGGATCTGTGGCAGGCCCAACTGAGCGGCGGGCGTTGGCAGAGCGCGCAGCCGCTGCCGATCAACACCGCGCAGGACGAGACCTCGCCATTGTTCAGTGCCGATGGCCGCTGGCTGCTGTTCGCCTCCACCCGGCCCGGCGGTGCCGGTGGCGCGGATCTGTATCGCGCGCCGGTGGATGCGCAGGGCGGGATCGGTGCAGTGCAATCGCTGGGCGCGGCGGTCAACAGCCGGGGCAACGAGCGTTCCCCGACGCTGTCGCTGGACGGCACGCGCCTGCTTTTCGCCAGCGATGGGCACGGCGGCGCCGGTGGCATGGACGTGTTCGTGGCACGTTGGGACGGGCAGGCCTTCGTTGCACCGGTGCCGTTGAGCGACATCAACAGCGCTGCCGATGAGCTGGATGCGGCCTGGCTCGGCGATGGGCGCGGGCTGGTGTGGGCGCGCGGGCAGACAGATGGGCCCAGCCAGTTAATGCTGGCGACGTGCAAGAACGGGCATTACGGCGCGGGCCAGGCGTTGCCGCTGTCGTTCAACGGTCCGCAGGAACGCACCTTCGGGGCGGTGGTGGATGTGGCCAAGCCGGGCGAGTTGCTGTTAACCGGCAGCGCGCGTGCACCGCGTGCCGGGCAACTGGATATCTACCGGATGAAGGCGCCGGTGGTGGATGGGGATGCGAGTTGCCGTTGA